The Agromyces sp. LHK192 genome includes a window with the following:
- a CDS encoding glycerophosphodiester phosphodiesterase, whose amino-acid sequence MASTYLTPARPRVLAHRGLALDAPENTIAAFAAAIAVGASYLETDVRRSNDGVPVLAHDPTLERVAGRKTEVSALTLAELRAIDLGGGSGFPTLEEALVAFPEVRFNIDVKDDGAVDAVIEVVRRTGAGHRVLLTSFDDRRRRRLGAAVPEAVTSGGRTAVIRAWLASIIGSTQMLRRALAGASALQVPERVGPIPLVTDRFLAGVHAAGAEVHVWTVNEPDEMRRLLAKGVDGLVTDRCDLAVEVVRERT is encoded by the coding sequence GTGGCATCGACCTACCTCACTCCAGCGCGCCCGCGTGTCCTCGCGCATCGCGGACTCGCGCTCGACGCACCGGAGAACACGATCGCCGCGTTCGCCGCGGCGATCGCGGTCGGCGCCTCGTACCTCGAGACCGACGTACGGCGATCCAACGACGGTGTGCCGGTGCTCGCCCACGACCCGACCCTCGAACGCGTGGCCGGCCGGAAGACGGAGGTGTCCGCTCTCACGCTCGCCGAACTCCGCGCGATCGACCTGGGCGGCGGATCCGGCTTCCCGACCCTCGAGGAGGCACTGGTCGCGTTCCCAGAAGTCCGGTTCAACATCGACGTGAAGGACGATGGGGCCGTGGATGCCGTGATCGAGGTGGTGCGCCGAACGGGTGCGGGCCATCGGGTCCTGCTGACGAGCTTCGACGATCGACGCAGGCGCCGACTCGGTGCGGCGGTGCCGGAAGCGGTCACCTCGGGCGGACGAACCGCCGTGATCCGGGCCTGGCTCGCCTCGATCATCGGCAGCACCCAGATGCTCCGACGCGCGCTTGCCGGGGCATCCGCGCTGCAGGTTCCCGAGCGGGTGGGCCCGATCCCGCTCGTGACCGACCGATTCCTCGCGGGCGTGCACGCAGCGGGCGCCGAGGTGCACGTCTGGACGGTGAACGAACCCGACGAGATGCGCCGCCTCCTGGCGAAGGGCGTCGACGGACTCGTCACCGATCGGTGCGACCTCGCCGTCGAGGTCGTCCGCGAGCGAACCTGA
- a CDS encoding nuclear transport factor 2 family protein gives MDAETTLKRLVETIDAHDWARLGDLLHERFTCTLVHTGERFGRDAWIRLNAEYPGFEHMFLEDAVAVGDRAVGRARVTGRSGDEVQEFQVASFLTVADEQIIELVEVWTDVGQSAPDGTRPGD, from the coding sequence GTGGACGCCGAAACGACGCTGAAACGCCTCGTCGAGACCATCGACGCACACGACTGGGCGCGGCTAGGCGACCTGCTCCACGAGCGCTTCACCTGCACGCTCGTCCACACCGGCGAGCGATTCGGCCGTGACGCCTGGATTCGACTGAACGCCGAGTATCCCGGATTCGAACACATGTTCCTCGAGGATGCGGTCGCCGTCGGAGACCGGGCCGTCGGCCGCGCCCGGGTCACCGGGCGTTCCGGCGACGAGGTGCAGGAGTTCCAGGTCGCATCGTTCCTCACCGTTGCGGACGAGCAGATCATCGAACTGGTCGAAGTCTGGACCGACGTCGGGCAATCAGCACCTGACGGCACGCGTCCCGGCGATTGA
- a CDS encoding NfeD family protein, whose product MDVLTQYAWIIWLVLILVFATIEVFTLELTFLMLALGSVAGLVSGLFGIPWYAQFIIAAVVAVALILLLRPPLLRTLRRGGDPARSNIDALIGADGTVVRTVTGVGGQVKLQNGDTWTARLSPITEQADVAVGERVLVTGIDGATAVVVPVERSTPQ is encoded by the coding sequence ATGGATGTGCTGACCCAGTACGCGTGGATCATCTGGCTGGTCCTGATCCTCGTGTTCGCGACGATCGAGGTGTTCACGCTCGAGCTGACGTTCCTCATGCTCGCGCTGGGCAGTGTCGCGGGTCTCGTCTCGGGGCTCTTCGGCATCCCGTGGTACGCGCAGTTCATCATCGCGGCGGTCGTCGCGGTCGCGCTGATCCTGCTGTTGAGACCGCCGCTGCTGCGGACGCTGAGACGAGGCGGCGATCCCGCGCGGAGCAACATCGACGCGCTCATCGGCGCGGACGGCACGGTCGTGCGCACCGTGACGGGCGTCGGCGGGCAGGTCAAGCTGCAGAACGGCGACACGTGGACCGCGAGGTTGTCGCCGATCACCGAACAGGCCGACGTGGCCGTCGGCGAACGGGTCCTCGTGACCGGCATCGATGGCGCGACGGCGGTCGTCGTGCCAGTGGAGAGGAGCACCCCGCAGTAA
- a CDS encoding MFS transporter yields the protein MSIDTSSTAVPASDTAPEFDRLRGRALGLLVVLCGAAFLEGVDVAMFGIALPVIRADLGLATGELQWVVSAYILTYGGFMLLGGRAADLLGRRRVFLVAMAVFLLFSGLGGVATESWMLLTARAVTGVAAAFMMPAGLSIITTSFAEGAQRTRALLIYAGIGAAGFSVGLVLGGILTMFGWRWVFFAPVVVTSVLIVLAAVLVPRDTVAGVGPARRVDVAGAIVATGAFLALITAIEQSTHAAPAVSLSLLALSAIGFVAFAAIERRASDPLIPRGFLDRAPLLRAYLGAAALAAGFMGFQFIVVLYLQEFRGWSPLLTALALLVLGIDMILAPTLTPRLVARFGLWPTILVGLAAALASFLLFLPVGADWVYAAMFPSFLALGLAFTFAYGPLTVAATEGVDDADQGLSGGLLYTAFQFGAAIGLATTGAVLMAAEPAGPVDATRIALVVPIVVAAVGVVIAIAGVAAGRRRRALAS from the coding sequence ATGTCCATCGACACATCGTCGACCGCCGTCCCGGCGTCGGATACCGCACCGGAGTTCGACCGGCTCAGGGGTCGAGCCCTGGGTCTGCTCGTCGTCCTGTGCGGTGCCGCGTTCCTCGAGGGTGTCGACGTCGCGATGTTCGGCATCGCCCTGCCCGTGATCCGCGCCGACCTCGGGCTGGCGACGGGCGAACTGCAGTGGGTCGTGAGCGCGTACATCCTCACCTACGGCGGGTTCATGCTCCTCGGCGGCCGGGCCGCCGACCTCCTCGGGCGGCGACGGGTCTTCCTCGTGGCGATGGCCGTCTTCCTCCTCTTCTCCGGGCTCGGCGGCGTCGCGACCGAGTCGTGGATGCTCCTCACCGCACGTGCGGTGACCGGCGTGGCCGCGGCGTTCATGATGCCTGCCGGGCTGTCGATCATCACGACCTCGTTCGCCGAGGGCGCGCAGCGCACACGGGCGTTGCTGATCTACGCCGGCATCGGTGCGGCCGGGTTCTCGGTCGGCCTCGTGCTCGGCGGCATCCTGACGATGTTCGGGTGGCGGTGGGTGTTCTTCGCCCCGGTGGTCGTCACCTCCGTGCTGATCGTGCTGGCGGCGGTGCTCGTGCCGCGCGACACGGTCGCCGGTGTCGGACCCGCGCGACGGGTCGACGTCGCCGGAGCGATCGTCGCGACCGGCGCCTTCCTCGCCCTCATCACCGCCATCGAGCAGTCGACCCACGCCGCGCCCGCCGTCAGCCTGTCGCTGCTGGCCCTGAGCGCGATCGGGTTCGTCGCCTTCGCGGCGATCGAGCGCCGCGCGTCCGACCCGCTCATCCCGCGGGGCTTCCTTGACCGCGCGCCCCTGTTGCGCGCCTACCTCGGCGCAGCGGCGCTGGCGGCGGGCTTCATGGGATTCCAGTTCATCGTGGTGCTCTACCTGCAGGAGTTCCGTGGCTGGTCGCCGTTGCTCACGGCCCTCGCGCTGCTGGTGCTGGGCATCGACATGATCCTCGCGCCGACCCTGACGCCGCGACTGGTCGCCCGGTTCGGGCTGTGGCCGACGATCCTCGTCGGCCTGGCCGCCGCACTGGCGTCCTTCCTCCTGTTCCTCCCGGTCGGCGCCGACTGGGTGTACGCGGCGATGTTCCCGAGCTTCCTCGCGCTCGGCCTGGCGTTCACGTTCGCCTACGGGCCGCTGACGGTGGCCGCGACGGAGGGGGTCGACGACGCCGACCAGGGGCTCAGCGGGGGACTGCTGTACACGGCGTTCCAGTTCGGCGCCGCGATCGGCCTCGCAACGACCGGGGCGGTGCTCATGGCCGCCGAGCCTGCCGGACCGGTCGACGCGACGCGGATCGCCCTCGTCGTCCCGATCGTGGTCGCCGCCGTGGGCGTCGTGATCGCGATCGCCGGCGTCGCCGCGGGCCGGCGACGGCGCGCGCTCGCCAGCTGA
- a CDS encoding HdeD family acid-resistance protein yields the protein MSSPQSGSAFAAFSLDAADLSKSAINTVRATLGISGAVSLIVGLFITFAPQKSAIALAWIFGLYFLIAGIAYLGLGIFSRGISGGSRALDIVLGVLFVIAGIVVLANPSESAVFFGIFLGIFVGILWIVEGIVALVQSGDAASKGWAIFFGILSLVAGIVLLFSPIWGAVFLFWFAGIALVVLGIVQIVRAFTFGKGVAPTA from the coding sequence ATGTCCAGTCCGCAGTCGGGTTCCGCGTTCGCCGCATTCTCGCTCGACGCCGCAGACCTGTCGAAGTCCGCGATCAACACGGTGCGCGCGACGCTCGGCATCTCGGGCGCCGTGTCGTTGATCGTCGGCCTGTTCATCACGTTCGCGCCGCAGAAGTCCGCGATCGCGCTTGCGTGGATCTTCGGCCTCTACTTCCTGATCGCCGGTATCGCCTACCTCGGTCTCGGGATCTTCTCGCGCGGCATCTCGGGCGGCTCGAGGGCGCTCGACATCGTGCTCGGCGTGCTCTTCGTGATCGCCGGCATCGTCGTGCTCGCGAATCCGTCGGAGTCGGCCGTGTTCTTCGGTATCTTCCTCGGCATCTTCGTCGGCATCCTCTGGATCGTCGAGGGCATCGTCGCGCTGGTGCAGTCCGGTGATGCCGCGTCGAAGGGGTGGGCGATCTTCTTCGGCATCCTCAGCCTCGTCGCCGGGATCGTGCTGCTCTTCTCGCCGATCTGGGGCGCCGTGTTCCTGTTCTGGTTCGCCGGCATCGCGCTCGTCGTGCTCGGGATCGTGCAGATCGTCCGTGCGTTCACCTTCGGCAAGGGCGTGGCGCCGACGGCCTGA
- a CDS encoding SPFH domain-containing protein, with the protein MEISSIIAVVVVVAIVIFVIVVIARSIRIIPQAYSGVVERLGRYHKTLVPGLNLLVPFIDRLRPLVDMREQVVSFPPQPVITEDNLVVSIDTVVYFQVTDARAATYEIANYLGAVEQLTTTTLRNVVGGLNLEEALTSRDNINGQLRIVLDEATGKWGIRVSRVELKAIDPPISIQDSMEKQMRAERDRRAAILTAEGTKQSAILEAEGLRQAEILRAEGDAKAAVLRAQGEAEAIQTVFRAIHEGDPDPKLLAYQYLQTLPELAQGPANKLWIVPSELTEALKGIGRAFTPGGAPGAAQGDVAGRERPGSVS; encoded by the coding sequence ATGGAGATCTCCAGCATCATCGCGGTGGTCGTGGTCGTCGCGATCGTCATCTTCGTGATCGTCGTCATCGCACGGTCGATCAGGATCATCCCGCAGGCGTACTCGGGCGTGGTGGAGCGGCTCGGCCGGTACCACAAGACGCTCGTGCCGGGCCTGAACCTGCTCGTGCCCTTCATCGACCGGTTGCGTCCGCTCGTGGACATGCGCGAACAGGTCGTGTCGTTCCCGCCGCAGCCCGTGATCACCGAGGACAACCTCGTCGTGTCGATCGACACCGTCGTGTACTTCCAGGTCACCGACGCGCGCGCGGCGACCTACGAGATCGCGAACTACCTCGGCGCCGTCGAGCAGCTCACGACGACCACGCTGCGCAACGTGGTCGGCGGCCTCAACCTCGAGGAGGCGCTGACGAGCCGCGACAACATCAACGGACAGTTGCGCATCGTGCTCGACGAGGCGACGGGCAAGTGGGGCATCCGAGTCTCCCGGGTCGAACTCAAGGCGATCGACCCGCCCATCTCCATCCAGGACTCGATGGAGAAGCAGATGCGCGCCGAGCGCGACCGCCGCGCGGCCATCCTCACCGCGGAGGGCACGAAGCAGTCGGCGATCCTCGAGGCCGAGGGTCTCAGGCAGGCCGAGATCCTCCGCGCCGAGGGTGACGCCAAGGCCGCGGTGCTGCGCGCGCAGGGCGAGGCCGAGGCGATCCAGACGGTGTTCCGGGCGATCCACGAGGGTGACCCCGACCCGAAGCTGCTGGCCTACCAGTACCTCCAGACGCTGCCCGAGCTCGCGCAGGGACCCGCGAACAAGCTGTGGATCGTCCCGAGCGAGCTGACCGAGGCGCTGAAGGGCATCGGCAGGGCGTTCACCCCGGGCGGAGCACCCGGGGCCGCGCAGGGCGACGTCGCCGGCAGGGAACGACCAGGTTCCGTCAGCTGA
- a CDS encoding SDR family oxidoreductase: MTNPLAPGSLDGRVAVVTGSSRGIGADTARYLADAGAAVVVNYRSKAPRAEKIVAEIAAAGGRAIAVGADLTDADSVAALFATAEAEFGPVDLLVLNASGGMESGMGEDYAMRLNRDAQVNVVDRALPHLAEGARIVFVTSHQAHFIRTTPTMPEYEPVALSKRAGEDALREKLPELEASGVGFVVVSGDMIEGTITATLLERANPGAIAARKQDAGRLYNVSEFAAEVALAAVEPIPADHTRYVGDVTGFTPASLD; encoded by the coding sequence GTGACCAACCCTCTCGCCCCCGGCTCGCTCGACGGCCGTGTCGCCGTCGTCACCGGTTCGTCCCGCGGCATCGGCGCCGACACCGCGCGATACCTGGCCGACGCCGGCGCCGCAGTCGTCGTCAACTACCGCAGCAAGGCGCCGCGCGCCGAGAAGATCGTCGCGGAGATCGCCGCAGCGGGCGGCCGGGCGATCGCCGTCGGCGCCGACCTCACCGACGCCGACTCCGTCGCGGCGCTGTTCGCGACGGCCGAGGCCGAGTTCGGCCCGGTCGACCTGCTCGTGCTCAACGCGTCCGGCGGCATGGAGTCGGGCATGGGGGAGGACTACGCCATGCGGCTCAACCGCGACGCGCAGGTGAACGTCGTCGACCGTGCGCTGCCCCACCTCGCCGAGGGCGCCCGCATCGTCTTCGTGACGAGCCACCAGGCGCACTTCATCCGCACCACGCCGACCATGCCCGAGTACGAGCCGGTCGCGCTCTCGAAGCGGGCCGGTGAAGACGCGCTGCGCGAGAAGCTGCCCGAGCTCGAGGCATCCGGTGTCGGCTTCGTGGTCGTCTCGGGCGACATGATCGAGGGGACGATCACGGCGACGCTGCTCGAGCGGGCCAACCCCGGCGCCATCGCGGCCCGCAAGCAGGACGCCGGCCGGTTGTACAACGTCTCGGAGTTCGCGGCGGAGGTCGCCCTCGCGGCCGTCGAGCCGATCCCCGCCGACCACACGCGATACGTGGGGGATGTCACGGGCTTCACGCCCGCCTCCCTCGACTGA
- a CDS encoding helix-turn-helix domain-containing protein: MTEDGTSTSPGYSRGTIERDRSHHDDLEGGHDGGDWDAFQWDAREDCEVRQILDRLADKWSLLVIALLDDRVMRFSELKRVIDGVSQRMLTVTLRNLERDGMVRRTVYPVVPPRVEYELTALGRSLHATVQALVAWTEQHQADVATARDAYDRAIEAPLTPAG; the protein is encoded by the coding sequence ATGACGGAAGACGGCACTTCGACGTCACCGGGTTACTCCCGGGGAACCATCGAACGGGACCGGTCGCACCACGACGACCTCGAGGGCGGCCACGACGGCGGTGACTGGGACGCCTTCCAGTGGGATGCCCGCGAGGACTGCGAGGTCAGGCAGATCCTCGACCGGCTCGCCGACAAGTGGTCGCTGCTGGTCATCGCGCTCCTCGACGACCGGGTGATGCGCTTCTCCGAGCTCAAGCGCGTCATCGACGGCGTCAGTCAGCGGATGCTGACGGTGACGCTGCGCAACCTCGAGCGCGACGGGATGGTCCGACGGACCGTGTACCCGGTCGTCCCGCCCCGGGTCGAGTACGAGCTGACGGCCCTCGGACGCTCCCTGCACGCGACCGTCCAGGCCCTGGTCGCATGGACCGAGCAGCACCAGGCCGACGTCGCGACGGCGCGCGATGCCTACGACCGCGCCATCGAGGCGCCGCTGACGCCCGCCGGCTGA
- a CDS encoding VOC family protein, with product MDITIQYTFLPHTDPEASLAFYRDTLGFEVRKDVGYENMRWITLGPTGQPETSIVLTPPTPDPGTTDEERRMVAEMMAKGTYASIVLSTPDVDGTFDQVAASGAEVAQEPIDQPYGVRDCAFRDPAGNMVRIQQPN from the coding sequence ATGGACATCACGATTCAGTACACGTTCCTCCCGCACACCGACCCCGAGGCATCCCTCGCGTTCTACCGCGACACCCTGGGGTTCGAGGTCCGCAAGGACGTCGGCTACGAGAACATGCGATGGATCACCCTCGGACCCACCGGTCAGCCGGAGACCTCGATCGTGCTCACTCCGCCCACGCCCGACCCCGGCACGACCGACGAGGAACGGCGCATGGTCGCGGAGATGATGGCGAAGGGCACGTACGCCAGCATCGTGCTCTCGACGCCCGACGTCGACGGCACGTTCGACCAGGTGGCCGCCAGCGGTGCGGAGGTCGCGCAGGAGCCCATCGACCAGCCGTACGGTGTCAGGGACTGCGCGTTCCGCGACCCCGCGGGCAACATGGTCCGCATCCAGCAGCCGAACTGA
- a CDS encoding helix-turn-helix transcriptional regulator has protein sequence MATANDDDRRLRELALLRRVRDRIDREYAQPLDVDALARGAHLSAGHLSREFKKAYGESVYSYLMTRRIERAMALLRRGDLSVTEVCFEVGCSSLGTFSTRFTELVGVPPSVYRHQPDGIFEAVPSVLAKRVARPVRRRADG, from the coding sequence ATGGCCACCGCGAACGACGACGACCGCCGACTGCGCGAACTCGCGCTGCTGCGCCGGGTACGCGACCGCATCGACCGCGAGTATGCGCAGCCGCTGGATGTCGACGCGCTCGCGCGGGGCGCGCACCTCTCCGCGGGGCACCTGAGCCGCGAGTTCAAGAAGGCCTACGGCGAGTCGGTCTACAGCTACCTGATGACCCGACGGATCGAGCGCGCCATGGCCCTGCTCCGGCGCGGCGACCTGAGCGTCACCGAGGTCTGCTTCGAGGTCGGCTGCTCCTCGCTCGGCACGTTCAGCACCCGGTTCACCGAACTCGTCGGGGTGCCGCCGAGCGTGTATCGCCACCAGCCCGACGGCATCTTCGAGGCGGTGCCGTCGGTACTCGCGAAGCGCGTCGCCCGTCCGGTGCGCCGGCGGGCGGACGGCTGA
- a CDS encoding SCO4848 family membrane protein: MLVLLAVLLLVNAAFNVIVWPRFLKRIAADPRARDEQGRRTTFYTVHAVLIGIALLLAVVSAAAAVIALVVA; the protein is encoded by the coding sequence GTGCTCGTGCTCCTCGCCGTCCTCCTGCTCGTGAACGCCGCGTTCAATGTCATCGTCTGGCCGCGATTCCTCAAGCGCATCGCAGCCGACCCGCGTGCACGGGACGAGCAGGGGAGGCGCACGACCTTCTACACGGTGCACGCCGTGCTCATCGGCATCGCGCTGCTGCTCGCGGTCGTGTCGGCGGCCGCGGCGGTCATTGCGCTCGTCGTCGCGTAG
- a CDS encoding excinuclease ABC subunit UvrA: MTNPADSHDLIRVQGARENNLKDVSVEIPKRRLTVFTGVSGSGKSSLVFDTIAAESRRLIDETYSAFVQGFMPSVPRPDVDVLDGLTTAIIVDQERMGANPRSTVGTVTDANAMLRILFSRLGEPYIGGPTAFSFNIPTQKASGVMTGPKGEKKIVQEAIYLGGMCPRCEGRGQVSDLDLSQIVDESKSLDEGAIMVPGYTADGWMVKGFSASGFYPADKPISQFTEKQRDLFLYGEVTKVKISGINMTYEGLIPKITKAMLSKDLDALQPHVRAFVERVATFARCPECDGTRLTEGARSSKIQGVSIADACRMQVTDLAEWVRGLDLPEAGPLLDALGANLDAFVTLGLGYLSLERPSGTLSGGEAQRIKMLRHLGSSLTDVTYVFDEPTIGLHPHDIQRMNSLLLRLRDKGNTVLVVEHKPETIAIADHVVDLGPGAGGNGGEIGFEGTVDGLKASGTVTGRHLDDRATIKPAVRSSAGAIEVRGATANNLQDVDVDIPLGVLTVVTGVAGSGKSSLIHGSVAPRPGIVSIDQAAIKGSRRSSPATYTGLLEPIRKAFAKANGVKPAFFSANSEGACPSCKGSGVIITELGFMDTIETPCEDCGGKRFQAGVLEYKLGGLDITEVLDLPVAQAREFFSSGEAKIPAAAAILGRLEDVGLGYLHLGQPLSTLSGGERQRIKLAIAMGESGDVYVLDEPTTGLHLADVDNLLRLLDRLVDSGKSVIVIEHHQAVMAHADWIVDIGPGAGHDGGRVVFEGTPADLVAAKSTLTGEHLAEYVGA, encoded by the coding sequence ATGACGAATCCCGCCGACAGCCACGACCTGATCCGGGTCCAGGGCGCCCGCGAGAACAACCTCAAGGACGTCTCCGTCGAGATCCCCAAGCGGCGCCTCACGGTGTTCACCGGAGTGTCCGGTTCGGGCAAGAGCTCGCTCGTGTTCGACACCATCGCGGCGGAGTCGCGACGCCTCATCGACGAGACCTACAGCGCCTTCGTGCAGGGATTCATGCCGTCGGTCCCGCGACCCGACGTCGACGTGCTCGACGGCCTCACGACCGCCATCATCGTCGACCAGGAGCGGATGGGCGCGAACCCGCGCTCCACGGTGGGCACCGTGACCGACGCGAACGCGATGCTGCGCATCCTCTTCAGCCGCCTCGGCGAACCGTACATCGGCGGACCGACGGCCTTCTCGTTCAACATCCCGACGCAGAAGGCCAGCGGCGTGATGACCGGGCCGAAGGGCGAGAAGAAGATCGTGCAGGAGGCGATCTACCTCGGCGGCATGTGCCCGCGGTGCGAGGGCCGCGGACAGGTCTCCGATCTCGACCTGTCGCAGATCGTCGACGAGTCGAAGTCGCTCGACGAAGGCGCGATCATGGTGCCCGGCTACACCGCCGACGGTTGGATGGTGAAGGGGTTCTCGGCGTCGGGGTTCTACCCGGCCGACAAGCCGATCTCCCAGTTCACCGAGAAGCAGCGCGACCTCTTCCTCTACGGCGAGGTGACGAAGGTCAAGATCAGCGGCATCAACATGACGTACGAGGGCCTGATCCCCAAGATCACGAAGGCGATGCTCTCGAAGGACCTCGACGCCCTCCAGCCGCACGTCCGGGCGTTCGTCGAACGCGTCGCGACGTTCGCCAGGTGCCCGGAGTGCGACGGCACACGGCTCACCGAGGGCGCCCGTTCCTCGAAGATCCAGGGCGTCAGCATCGCCGACGCGTGCCGCATGCAGGTCACCGACCTCGCAGAGTGGGTGCGCGGGCTCGACCTGCCGGAGGCCGGGCCGCTGCTCGATGCGCTCGGGGCGAACCTCGACGCGTTCGTCACGCTCGGCCTGGGCTATCTCAGCCTCGAGCGGCCCTCGGGCACGCTGTCGGGCGGCGAGGCGCAGCGCATCAAGATGCTGCGTCACCTCGGCTCATCGTTGACGGACGTCACGTACGTGTTCGACGAACCCACGATCGGGCTGCATCCGCACGACATCCAGCGCATGAACTCGCTGCTCCTGCGACTGCGCGACAAGGGCAACACCGTGCTCGTCGTCGAGCACAAGCCCGAGACCATCGCGATCGCCGATCACGTCGTCGACCTCGGCCCGGGCGCCGGCGGCAACGGGGGAGAGATCGGCTTCGAGGGCACCGTCGACGGCCTGAAGGCGAGCGGCACCGTCACCGGTCGACACCTCGACGACCGCGCGACGATCAAGCCGGCGGTGCGCTCGTCCGCCGGCGCGATCGAGGTCCGCGGGGCGACCGCGAACAACCTGCAGGACGTCGACGTCGACATCCCGCTCGGCGTCCTGACGGTGGTGACCGGGGTCGCCGGGTCAGGCAAGAGCTCGCTCATCCACGGATCCGTCGCGCCGCGGCCGGGGATCGTGTCCATCGACCAGGCGGCGATCAAGGGATCCCGGCGCAGCAGTCCGGCGACGTACACGGGGCTGCTCGAGCCGATCCGCAAGGCGTTCGCGAAGGCGAACGGGGTGAAGCCCGCGTTCTTCAGCGCGAACTCCGAGGGCGCGTGCCCGAGTTGCAAGGGTTCGGGCGTCATCATCACCGAGCTCGGGTTCATGGACACGATCGAGACGCCGTGCGAGGACTGCGGCGGAAAGCGTTTTCAGGCCGGAGTGCTGGAGTACAAGCTCGGGGGACTGGACATCACCGAGGTACTCGACCTTCCCGTCGCGCAGGCGCGCGAGTTCTTCTCATCGGGGGAAGCGAAGATCCCGGCGGCCGCGGCGATCCTGGGGCGACTCGAAGACGTCGGGCTCGGCTATCTGCACCTCGGGCAGCCATTGTCGACGCTGTCGGGTGGCGAGCGGCAGCGCATCAAGCTGGCGATCGCGATGGGGGAGTCGGGCGACGTCTACGTGCTCGACGAACCGACGACCGGACTGCACCTCGCCGACGTCGACAACCTGTTGCGCCTGCTCGATCGGCTCGTCGACTCCGGCAAGTCGGTCATCGTCATCGAGCACCACCAGGCGGTCATGGCGCACGCCGACTGGATCGTCGACATCGGCCCCGGCGCCGGCCACGACGGCGGTCGCGTGGTGTTCGAGGGCACGCCCGCCGACCTCGTCGCGGCGAAGTCGACGCTCACGGGGGAGCACCTCGCGGAGTACGTCGGAGCGTGA